A region of Massilia sp. WG5 DNA encodes the following proteins:
- a CDS encoding multidrug effflux MFS transporter has protein sequence MQRLLTVILACLGMVGALAIDTYLPSIPAIGRAFEVGPVAVQQTLSVFLFTFAFMMLFYGTLSDSFGRRPVILVALALYTLGSVGASLAPSFGWLLAFRALQGLSAGAGSVIGQAIVQDRFSGAQAQKMMSHIMMVFGLAPAIAPVLGGWLHVSFGWRATFVFLALFGATMLLLCWRLLPESLPPEKRHAFHGGAIARNYLKVLGHPQFLLLSLSVGLAFGGLSLYIGSAANFVMEILHLPETAFAWMFIPLISGMVIGSAWGGKRAASHAPARMRAIGFGLMLLACVLNVGYTAWAGAAVAVPWAVLPLMVYTFGLAVAMPAIQVGALGLFPDNRGLAASMLAFIQMMAFALVSGLVAPLLFGSAFRLACGVTVGLAGSWLALLLAGLAERRRSR, from the coding sequence ATGCAAAGACTGTTGACGGTGATCCTGGCCTGCCTGGGTATGGTGGGTGCGCTGGCGATCGATACCTACCTGCCTTCCATTCCCGCGATCGGGCGCGCCTTCGAGGTCGGGCCGGTCGCGGTGCAGCAGACCCTGAGCGTGTTCCTGTTCACGTTCGCCTTCATGATGCTGTTCTACGGGACCCTGTCCGATTCCTTCGGCCGTCGGCCCGTGATCCTGGTGGCGCTGGCCCTGTACACCCTCGGTTCGGTCGGCGCTTCGCTGGCGCCCAGCTTCGGCTGGCTGCTGGCCTTCCGCGCGCTGCAGGGCCTGTCGGCCGGCGCCGGCTCGGTGATCGGCCAGGCCATCGTGCAGGACCGCTTCAGCGGCGCCCAGGCGCAGAAGATGATGTCCCACATCATGATGGTGTTCGGCCTGGCGCCGGCCATCGCCCCGGTGCTGGGCGGCTGGCTGCACGTGAGCTTCGGCTGGCGCGCCACCTTCGTGTTCCTGGCCCTGTTCGGCGCGACGATGCTGCTGCTGTGCTGGCGCCTGCTGCCGGAAAGCCTGCCGCCCGAGAAACGCCATGCCTTCCACGGCGGCGCCATCGCCCGCAACTACCTGAAGGTGCTGGGCCATCCGCAGTTCCTGCTGCTGTCGCTGTCGGTGGGCTTGGCCTTCGGCGGCCTGTCCCTGTACATCGGCTCGGCCGCCAACTTCGTGATGGAGATCCTGCACCTGCCGGAGACCGCCTTCGCCTGGATGTTCATCCCGCTGATCAGCGGCATGGTGATCGGCTCGGCCTGGGGCGGCAAGCGTGCCGCCAGCCACGCGCCCGCCCGCATGCGCGCGATCGGCTTCGGCCTGATGCTGCTCGCCTGCGTGCTGAACGTCGGCTATACCGCCTGGGCCGGCGCCGCGGTCGCGGTGCCCTGGGCCGTGCTGCCGCTGATGGTGTATACCTTCGGCCTGGCGGTGGCGATGCCGGCGATCCAGGTCGGCGCGCTGGGCCTGTTCCCGGACAACCGCGGCCTGGCCGCGTCGATGCTGGCCTTCATCCAGATGATGGCCTTCGCCCTGGTCTCGGGCCTGGTCGCGCCGCTGCTGTTCGGCAGCGCCTTCAGGCTGGCCTGCGGCGTCACGGTCGGCCTGGCCGGCAGCTGGCTGGCGCTGTTGCTGGCGGGCCTGGCGGAGCGGCGGCGCTCCCGGTAG
- the lepB gene encoding signal peptidase I produces the protein MKNFVRNNKGFLAFLVLFGVFRTAVADWNPIPSASMHPNLLEGDVVLVNRMAFDLKVPLTDVVLAHMGEPARGDIVTFRSPKDGTLLIKRLVALPGDTVEMRNERLYINGKGADYDMVAESLDSVQGSTLRALQLSETIAGGKGGRRHIQVLPDLVAPRTFGPLRIPQGQYLMLGDNRDNSADSRMIGLVPRKLLIGRAERVLVSADYQGNWMPRTERFGMSLYRP, from the coding sequence GTGAAGAACTTCGTGCGCAACAATAAAGGCTTTCTGGCTTTCCTGGTCCTGTTCGGCGTCTTCCGTACGGCCGTGGCGGACTGGAATCCGATTCCCTCGGCGTCGATGCATCCGAACCTGCTGGAAGGCGACGTGGTGCTGGTCAACCGCATGGCCTTCGACCTGAAGGTGCCGCTGACCGACGTGGTGCTGGCCCACATGGGCGAGCCGGCGCGCGGCGACATCGTCACCTTCCGTTCGCCGAAGGACGGCACCCTGCTGATCAAGCGCCTGGTCGCGCTGCCCGGCGACACCGTCGAGATGCGCAACGAGCGCCTGTATATCAACGGCAAGGGCGCCGACTACGACATGGTGGCGGAATCGCTGGACTCGGTGCAGGGTTCCACGCTGCGCGCGCTGCAACTGTCCGAGACGATCGCCGGCGGCAAGGGCGGACGCCGCCACATCCAGGTGCTGCCGGACCTGGTGGCGCCGCGCACCTTCGGGCCGCTGCGGATTCCGCAAGGCCAGTACCTGATGCTGGGCGATAACCGCGACAACAGCGCCGACTCGCGCATGATCGGCCTGGTGCCGCGCAAGCTGCTGATCGGCCGCGCCGAGCGGGTGCTGGTGTCGGCCGACTACCAGGGCAACTGGATGCCGCGCACCGAGCGCTTCGGGATGTCCCTGTACCGACCCTGA
- a CDS encoding PepSY domain-containing protein — protein MSPVSLRRWSWIHKWSSLVCTAFMLLLCLTGLPLIYHHEIGQLLGNEVQAPTLPAAQAAVAAPRASLDEVIAAGQARYPDKIMMYMSQELDEPALWFLTMGANPTDPQFVSIAIDARTAQYVAEPPIEGGALMAFLFHLHVDLFAGVAGKLFLGFMGVLLLVAVVSGVVLYAPFMRKLAFGDVRHGRTARLKWLDLHNLLGIVTLVWTLVVGATGVVNTLADVLLQYWQSTEIAAMVKPKEEQMRGRPPLKTLASMEQSVARAQALQPGMRVGFIAFPGTPFASAHHYGVYMHGDQALTSRLYKPVLIDAGSGQVTDQRTLPWYLSTLLLSQPLHFGDYGGAGMKFLWALLDLATIAVLGSGLYLWFKRGRAARTKAATAPKSAPRPALAGEGERR, from the coding sequence ATGTCTCCCGTCTCCCTCCGCCGCTGGTCCTGGATCCACAAATGGAGCAGCCTGGTCTGCACCGCCTTCATGCTCCTGCTCTGCCTGACCGGACTGCCGCTGATCTACCACCACGAGATCGGCCAGCTGCTGGGCAACGAGGTCCAAGCGCCGACGCTGCCGGCCGCGCAGGCCGCCGTTGCGGCGCCGCGCGCGAGTCTCGACGAGGTCATCGCCGCCGGCCAGGCGCGCTACCCGGACAAGATCATGATGTACATGTCGCAGGAGCTGGATGAGCCGGCGCTCTGGTTCCTGACGATGGGCGCGAATCCGACCGATCCCCAGTTCGTCTCGATCGCGATCGACGCGCGCACCGCGCAATACGTGGCCGAGCCGCCGATCGAGGGCGGGGCGCTGATGGCTTTCCTGTTCCACCTGCACGTCGACCTGTTCGCCGGCGTGGCGGGCAAGCTCTTCCTCGGATTCATGGGCGTGCTGCTGCTGGTGGCGGTCGTTTCCGGCGTGGTGCTGTACGCGCCCTTCATGCGCAAGCTGGCCTTCGGCGACGTCCGCCACGGCCGCACCGCGCGCCTGAAATGGCTGGACCTGCACAACCTGCTCGGCATCGTGACCCTGGTATGGACCCTGGTAGTGGGCGCGACCGGCGTCGTCAACACGCTGGCCGACGTGCTGCTGCAATACTGGCAGTCGACCGAGATCGCGGCGATGGTCAAGCCCAAGGAAGAGCAGATGCGGGGCCGGCCGCCGTTGAAAACACTGGCCTCGATGGAGCAGTCGGTGGCGCGCGCCCAGGCGCTGCAGCCGGGCATGCGGGTCGGCTTCATCGCCTTCCCCGGCACGCCCTTCGCGAGCGCCCACCATTACGGCGTGTACATGCACGGCGACCAGGCGCTGACCTCGCGCCTGTACAAGCCGGTGCTGATCGACGCCGGCAGCGGCCAGGTCACCGACCAGCGCACGCTGCCCTGGTACCTGAGCACGCTGCTGCTGTCGCAGCCGCTGCATTTCGGCGATTACGGTGGCGCCGGCATGAAGTTCCTGTGGGCGCTGCTCGACCTGGCGACGATCGCCGTGCTGGGCAGCGGCCTGTACCTGTGGTTCAAGCGCGGCCGCGCCGCCAGGACCAAGGCGGCAACTGCACCGAAGTCCGCGCCGCGGCCGGCGCTGGCCGGCGAAGGAGAGCGCCGATGA
- a CDS encoding TonB-dependent siderophore receptor encodes MTMKLTPPALGALLFAASFAQAQEAQSGAQPAMPTVVVSASADASAQGLPAAYAGGQVARGGRLGLLGNVDIMDTPFNGTNYTQALIQDQQARSVADVVQNDPSVRVARGFGNFQELYVIRGFAVNSDDMAYNGLYGLLPRQFVASELLERVEIFRGANSFINGAAPGGGGIGGSVNLVPKRAPNRDLSQVTVGVESGGQAYGAFDVARRFGDGDRAGIRVNAVRRDGDTAVDRESRELNVLSVGMDYRGDNYRLSADVGFQEHQLDRARPSVTVGAGLAVPSAPDASHNFAQPWTRSLERDTFGTLRFEADLAPNVVGWAAFGARNGSEFNALTTTTTTDNAGGLNMGRFDNQRNDRTRTGEIGVRGELRTGPVKHTISASASAFEMKSFNAYGLSDFAGWSTNLYRPVDVAAPSPTFFTGGSMANPLLTHKAILGSYAIADTMALLDDALRVTVGVRRQRIKDTSYDYNTGAQNAGYDESANTPVAGIVYKPLTNLSLYANYAEALQQGPTASGFPVVPVNQGQVFAPYTSRQKEVGVKVDSGKLGMSAAVFTTSQPLSGIQDRVFGIFGEQRNRGLELSVFGMPMHGLRVLGGLTLLDAEQRRTAGGVNQGKDAIGVPQTQLNLGAEWDIARVPGLSLNARVLSTSKQYADAANTQRLPSWTRLDLGANYLTRVMDRDLTLRARVDNAFDRNYWASAGGYPGAGYLVLGAPRTVSVSATVDF; translated from the coding sequence ATGACCATGAAACTGACCCCGCCCGCCCTCGGCGCCCTGCTGTTCGCCGCCTCCTTCGCCCAGGCCCAGGAGGCCCAGTCCGGCGCGCAGCCGGCCATGCCGACCGTCGTGGTGAGCGCCTCGGCCGACGCTTCGGCCCAGGGCCTGCCGGCGGCCTACGCCGGCGGCCAGGTGGCGCGCGGCGGCCGCCTTGGCCTGCTGGGCAATGTCGACATCATGGACACGCCCTTCAACGGCACCAACTACACCCAGGCCCTGATCCAGGACCAGCAGGCGCGCAGCGTGGCCGACGTGGTCCAGAACGACCCCTCGGTGCGGGTGGCGCGCGGCTTCGGCAACTTCCAGGAACTGTATGTGATCCGCGGCTTTGCCGTGAATTCCGACGACATGGCCTACAACGGCCTGTACGGCCTCCTGCCGCGCCAGTTCGTGGCCTCCGAGCTGCTCGAGCGCGTCGAGATCTTCCGCGGCGCGAACAGCTTCATCAACGGCGCGGCGCCGGGCGGCGGCGGCATCGGCGGCTCGGTCAACCTGGTGCCGAAGCGCGCCCCGAACCGCGACCTGAGCCAGGTGACGGTGGGCGTGGAATCCGGCGGCCAGGCCTACGGCGCCTTCGACGTCGCACGCCGCTTCGGCGACGGCGACCGCGCCGGCATCCGCGTCAACGCCGTGCGCCGCGACGGCGACACCGCGGTGGACCGCGAATCGCGCGAACTGAACGTGCTGTCGGTGGGGATGGACTACCGCGGCGACAACTACCGCCTGTCGGCCGACGTCGGCTTCCAGGAACACCAGCTGGACCGCGCCCGCCCGAGCGTCACGGTCGGCGCCGGCCTCGCCGTCCCGAGCGCGCCGGATGCGAGCCACAATTTCGCCCAGCCCTGGACCCGCTCGCTCGAGCGCGACACCTTCGGCACGCTGCGCTTTGAGGCCGACCTGGCCCCGAACGTGGTCGGATGGGCCGCCTTCGGCGCCCGCAACGGCAGCGAATTCAACGCCCTGACCACGACCACCACCACGGATAATGCCGGCGGCCTGAACATGGGCCGCTTCGACAACCAGCGCAACGACCGCACCCGCACCGGCGAGATCGGCGTGCGCGGCGAGCTGCGCACCGGCCCCGTCAAGCACACGATCAGCGCCAGCGCCTCGGCCTTCGAGATGAAGTCCTTCAACGCCTACGGCCTGAGCGACTTCGCCGGCTGGTCGACCAACCTGTACCGCCCGGTCGACGTGGCCGCGCCCTCGCCCACCTTCTTCACCGGCGGCTCGATGGCGAACCCGCTGCTGACGCACAAGGCGATCCTGGGCAGCTACGCCATCGCCGACACCATGGCGCTGCTGGACGACGCGCTGCGCGTGACGGTCGGCGTACGCCGCCAGCGCATCAAGGACACCAGCTACGACTACAACACCGGCGCACAGAACGCCGGCTACGACGAAAGCGCGAACACCCCGGTGGCCGGCATCGTCTACAAGCCCTTGACAAACCTGTCGCTGTACGCGAACTACGCCGAAGCCCTGCAGCAGGGCCCGACCGCGTCCGGCTTCCCCGTGGTGCCGGTCAACCAGGGCCAGGTCTTCGCGCCCTACACCTCGCGCCAGAAGGAAGTCGGCGTCAAGGTCGACAGCGGCAAGCTGGGCATGAGCGCGGCCGTGTTCACCACGTCGCAGCCGCTGAGCGGCATCCAGGATCGCGTCTTCGGCATCTTCGGCGAGCAGCGCAACCGCGGTCTGGAACTGTCGGTGTTCGGCATGCCGATGCACGGCCTGCGCGTGCTGGGCGGCCTGACCCTGCTGGACGCCGAACAGCGTCGCACCGCCGGCGGCGTCAACCAGGGCAAGGATGCGATCGGCGTGCCGCAGACCCAGCTGAACCTGGGCGCGGAATGGGATATCGCGCGGGTTCCGGGCCTGTCGCTGAACGCGCGCGTGCTGAGCACCTCGAAGCAGTATGCCGACGCCGCCAACACCCAGCGGCTGCCGTCCTGGACCCGTCTCGACCTCGGGGCCAACTACCTGACCCGCGTCATGGACCGCGACCTCACCTTGCGCGCCCGCGTCGACAATGCCTTCGACCGCAACTACTGGGCCTCGGCCGGCGGCTATCCGGGCGCCGGCTACCTGGTGCTGGGGGCGCCGCGTACGGTGAGCGTGTCGGCGACGGTGGATTTCTAA
- a CDS encoding SDR family oxidoreductase, whose translation MRVVVITGGSDGIGAELARQLAARDGAGLALVLAARDRDKLEQVAGECAALGAQALAVPTDVADQQQCRHLIAAAAGRFGRIDMLVNNAGRSAHALFEEVPDLGWYEELMRINLWGSVWCTQAALPWLKAARGRIVAVSSLAGLVGVPGRTAYSASKFAMTGFFEALRAELKGAGVSVTIAYPGVVDTRIRYRGFNALGREAGSSGLREEGAMTVRECARLIADGMERRKREVVMTAKGKLGRLMKLLAPGLVEKMAMAALKDELRP comes from the coding sequence ATGCGGGTGGTGGTGATCACCGGCGGCTCGGACGGGATCGGCGCCGAGCTCGCGCGCCAGCTGGCCGCCCGCGACGGGGCGGGCCTCGCGCTGGTGCTGGCCGCGCGCGACCGCGACAAGCTGGAGCAGGTCGCCGGCGAGTGCGCGGCCCTCGGCGCGCAGGCGCTGGCGGTGCCCACCGATGTCGCCGACCAGCAGCAGTGCCGGCATCTCATCGCCGCCGCGGCCGGGCGCTTCGGCCGCATCGACATGCTGGTCAACAATGCCGGCCGCTCGGCGCACGCGCTGTTCGAGGAGGTGCCGGATCTCGGCTGGTACGAAGAGCTCATGCGCATCAACCTGTGGGGCAGCGTGTGGTGCACGCAGGCGGCCTTGCCCTGGCTGAAAGCGGCGCGGGGGCGGATCGTCGCGGTGTCTTCGCTGGCCGGCCTGGTCGGCGTGCCGGGGCGCACCGCCTACAGCGCCAGCAAGTTCGCGATGACCGGCTTCTTCGAGGCCCTGCGCGCGGAACTGAAGGGCGCCGGGGTGTCGGTGACGATCGCCTATCCGGGCGTGGTCGATACCCGGATCCGCTACCGCGGCTTCAATGCGCTGGGCCGGGAGGCGGGCAGCAGCGGCCTGCGCGAGGAGGGCGCGATGACGGTCCGGGAATGCGCACGCCTGATCGCCGACGGGATGGAGCGGCGCAAGCGCGAGGTCGTGATGACGGCGAAGGGCAAGCTGGGGCGGCTGATGAAACTGCTCGCCCCAGGGTTGGTGGAGAAGATGGCGATGGCCGCGCTGAAGGACGAGCTCCGGCCTTAG
- a CDS encoding SPFH domain-containing protein, translating into MEFSFGTVALVIFIIALVFVIKTINVVPQQHAWVVERLGKYHATLAPGLNIVVPFIDRIAYKHSLKEIPLDVPPQVCITKDNTQLQVDGILYFQVTDAMRASYGSSNYIQAITQLAQTTLRSVIGRMELDKTFEERDHINTTVVNAIDESAANWGVKVLRYEIKDLTPPAEILHAMQRQITAEREKRALIAASEGRRQEQINIASGEREAAIARSEGEKQASINRAQGEATAIVALADASATALRQVGEAIRSPGGIDAVNLRVAEEYVRAFGNLAKTNNSIIVPADLGNMSGLIASALQIVKAER; encoded by the coding sequence ATGGAATTCTCTTTCGGTACCGTGGCGCTGGTCATCTTCATCATTGCCTTGGTGTTCGTCATCAAGACCATCAACGTGGTGCCCCAGCAGCATGCCTGGGTGGTCGAGCGGCTCGGCAAGTACCATGCGACGCTGGCGCCCGGCCTGAACATCGTCGTGCCCTTCATCGACCGCATCGCCTACAAGCACAGCCTGAAGGAGATCCCGCTCGACGTGCCGCCCCAGGTCTGCATCACCAAGGACAACACGCAGCTGCAGGTGGACGGCATCCTGTACTTCCAGGTGACCGACGCCATGCGGGCGTCGTATGGTTCCTCGAACTACATCCAGGCCATCACGCAGCTGGCCCAGACCACGCTGCGTTCCGTGATCGGCCGCATGGAGCTGGATAAAACCTTCGAGGAGCGCGACCACATCAACACGACGGTGGTGAACGCGATCGACGAATCGGCGGCCAACTGGGGCGTGAAGGTGCTGCGCTACGAGATCAAGGACCTGACCCCGCCGGCCGAGATCCTGCACGCGATGCAGCGCCAGATCACCGCCGAGCGCGAGAAGCGCGCGCTGATCGCCGCCTCCGAAGGCCGGCGCCAGGAACAGATCAATATCGCCAGCGGCGAGCGCGAGGCGGCGATCGCCCGTTCCGAAGGCGAGAAGCAGGCGTCGATCAACCGCGCCCAGGGCGAGGCGACCGCCATCGTGGCCCTGGCCGACGCCAGCGCGACCGCCCTGCGCCAGGTGGGCGAGGCGATCCGCAGCCCCGGTGGCATCGACGCGGTCAACCTGCGCGTGGCCGAAGAGTATGTGCGCGCCTTCGGCAACCTGGCCAAGACCAACAACTCCATCATCGTACCGGCCGACCTGGGCAATATGAGCGGCCTGATCGCCAGCGCGCTGCAGATCGTGAAGGCCGAGCGCTGA
- a CDS encoding NfeD family protein, with protein MADWMGWLVAAGVLVILELFTGTFYLLMIAIGLAVGGVVALAGAGGPVQTIAAAAIGVLATALLHRSRFGRPAKHDASRDRNVNMDIGQRVTVPGWDNGRARVMYRGALWDVELGQGATPQAGEFRIVEVLGSRLVVANAASHP; from the coding sequence ATGGCTGACTGGATGGGCTGGCTCGTGGCAGCCGGCGTGCTCGTGATCCTGGAGCTGTTCACCGGGACCTTCTACCTGTTGATGATTGCCATCGGACTGGCGGTCGGCGGGGTCGTGGCGCTGGCCGGGGCCGGCGGGCCGGTGCAGACCATCGCCGCGGCCGCCATCGGCGTGCTGGCGACCGCGCTGCTGCACCGCTCGCGCTTCGGCCGTCCGGCGAAGCACGACGCCTCGCGCGACCGCAACGTGAACATGGACATCGGCCAGCGCGTCACCGTGCCGGGCTGGGACAACGGCCGCGCGCGCGTGATGTACCGCGGCGCGCTGTGGGATGTCGAGCTGGGCCAGGGCGCGACGCCGCAGGCCGGGGAGTTCCGCATCGTCGAGGTGCTGGGCAGCCGGCTGGTGGTGGCCAATGCGGCGTCCCATCCATAA
- a CDS encoding diguanylate cyclase codes for MLIVVSLLLVTMALSAVMLLVLSSLRDSGARGIREWFAANAMAVVAMPLFAARGALPDVWSIEVANTLLLGTTVTMLAGYRRHLALPVPWRRLGATVVLGLFLILVLHHGVDSVGGRVVAMSLLHATLCLEMGLLLSPQLGRTKRRYPVLFTVCAAYANAGLQIVRALVYGAQLGGASMPWEDAILSMVFFSAGALSLPALTLGAVMMANGDLIARARHAADHDHLTGACSRRAFFELAAREQARTLRRRSPLSLLLFDVDHFKRINDTHGHATGDRVLVDIVERTGAVVRSIDIVARLGGEEFAVLLPDTGADTALPVAERLRHGLDRSAGDGGIGYTVSIGVATLLAGETIEGMLSRADAALYAAKAGGRNLVVDARALPAPAQMA; via the coding sequence ATGTTGATCGTCGTAAGCCTGCTGCTGGTGACGATGGCTTTGTCCGCCGTCATGCTGCTCGTGCTGTCCTCGCTGCGCGATAGCGGGGCCCGCGGCATCCGCGAATGGTTCGCGGCGAACGCGATGGCGGTGGTGGCGATGCCGCTGTTCGCGGCGCGCGGCGCGCTGCCCGACGTGTGGTCGATCGAGGTCGCGAACACCCTGCTGCTCGGCACCACGGTGACGATGCTGGCCGGCTACCGGCGCCACCTGGCGCTGCCGGTGCCCTGGCGGCGCCTGGGCGCCACCGTCGTGCTGGGCCTGTTCCTGATCCTCGTGCTGCACCATGGCGTCGATTCGGTGGGCGGCCGCGTCGTCGCGATGTCGCTGCTGCACGCGACCCTGTGCCTGGAAATGGGATTGCTGCTGTCGCCGCAGCTGGGGCGCACCAAGCGCCGCTACCCGGTCCTGTTCACCGTCTGCGCCGCCTATGCCAACGCCGGCCTGCAGATCGTGCGTGCGCTGGTCTACGGCGCCCAGCTGGGCGGCGCTTCGATGCCATGGGAAGATGCGATCCTCAGCATGGTCTTCTTCTCGGCGGGCGCCCTGTCGCTGCCGGCGCTGACCCTGGGCGCGGTCATGATGGCGAACGGCGACCTGATCGCCCGCGCCCGGCATGCGGCCGACCACGATCACCTCACCGGGGCCTGCTCGCGCCGCGCCTTCTTCGAGCTGGCCGCGCGCGAGCAGGCGCGCACGCTGCGCCGCCGCAGCCCGCTGTCGCTGCTGCTGTTCGACGTCGACCACTTCAAGCGCATCAACGATACCCACGGCCACGCCACCGGCGACCGCGTGCTGGTCGATATCGTCGAGCGCACCGGCGCGGTGGTGCGCAGCATCGACATCGTCGCCCGCCTGGGCGGCGAGGAATTCGCGGTGCTGCTGCCCGACACCGGCGCCGACACCGCGCTGCCGGTGGCCGAGCGCCTGCGCCACGGCCTGGACCGTTCGGCGGGCGACGGCGGCATCGGCTATACGGTCAGCATCGGCGTCGCCACCCTGCTCGCCGGAGAGACCATCGAAGGCATGCTGTCGCGCGCCGATGCCGCCCTGTACGCGGCCAAGGCCGGCGGACGCAACCTGGTGGTCGACGCCCGCGCGCTGCCGGCGCCGGCGCAAATGGCATAA
- a CDS encoding YnfA family protein yields the protein MPTLVKYAALFALTALAEIVGCYLPWLVLKAGRSAWLLVPACVSLALFAWLLTLHPSAAGRTYAAYGGMYIAAALLWLRFVDGVALSRYDLLGAGLALAGMAVIALQPQG from the coding sequence ATGCCCACGCTCGTCAAATACGCGGCGCTGTTCGCCCTCACGGCGCTGGCCGAAATCGTCGGCTGCTACCTGCCCTGGCTGGTGTTGAAGGCGGGCAGGAGCGCCTGGCTGCTGGTGCCGGCCTGCGTCTCGCTGGCGCTGTTCGCCTGGCTGCTGACCCTGCATCCCAGCGCCGCCGGCCGCACCTATGCGGCCTACGGCGGCATGTACATCGCGGCGGCCCTGCTGTGGCTGCGCTTCGTCGACGGGGTCGCCCTGAGCCGCTACGACCTGCTCGGGGCCGGCCTGGCGCTGGCGGGGATGGCGGTGATCGCGCTGCAGCCGCAGGGCTGA